TATGATGAATAATTTCTAAAATAATATAATAATCAATAACATCAATTGAAAATTCACGTGCTTTTTTAGCTTTAATAAAAAGATGCTGCATATAAAGTATTGTTACAATAAAATCAAATGCATATTTACGATTTTCATCTAATTTAAATTTTTTCATTAAAATATAATATATATGATATCATATATAAATTAAATTCAAAATTTTGAATACTTTTCAGCTAATTTACGATTTAAACCTAAGAATAAATACCCCACCAATAAGACCAATAACACAACCAATTATTAAACCAACAACTAAAGGAGTGGTAAAATCATCTTTTTGGTTAGAAACATCGATTGAAATTAAATTCTGAGCATTTTCACCAATAGATGCATTATCATCATCACTAACAATGACCCTATTTTTTAACTCACTATGATTTTCTAAATAACCATTAACAGTATCTTGATAAGCAATAGCTAAAATTCTTTTGTTAGGATTTGTAATTGCATGTTCAAGCTGGTGCTCAACATCCCCTTCAGATTCAAATTTATAAACAGTAATATTTAAACCTAAATCATCAACAATTTTTTTTGCAAGAATTCCATTTGACTCATTTGCAATAATCATAGTATCCTCGGTTAAATCAGCACCATGAGCACTAGTTGAAGATACAGATAATGCTAAAACAAAAAATAAAATTAAAACTAATAATACTCTTTTCAAATTAACACCTCAAACCTTTTCAATTTCTAAAATATCTCCTCTAAGTCTAGATAAAAACTCCAAAACAATAATATTAAAAACACCTTCAATAATACCAACCATTAAATAATAAGGCAGTAAACTTCCAAGTAAAACTTCCAAACTTGTAGTGTTTGTCAAAGACAAAATAATAATCTGAGCAACACTAGCAGCTAAAATCCCAGATATTGTTGAAATAAAAATAGCTAATCTATAATCAATATTAAAAAATAAAGTATAAATTCCATATACCACTAAACTTAAAACAATACCCATATCTAAAACATTAGCTCCTAAAGTAGTAATACCACCCATTCCCAGCAATAATGCTTGTATTAAAAGTCCTAAAAATGCAACTAAAGAAGCATTTAGTGGACCTAAAATAATAACAACAAGTGGAATTAAAAAAAAGTGCATTGGAACACCTAAAGGTGAAGGAACTGTAATAGAAGTTGCAACAATAAAAGCTGTGGTAAAAAGAGCAGTTAAAAGAGACCTTTTACTCATATCAACTTTTTTAGAAATTCTTAAAAAGAAAATAGCTAATATGACTATGGATATAATCCAATAAACAATTGCTTGATTAATAGAAATTAAACCATCGGGAATATGCATTTTTTATTTCTCCAAATTATTTATTAATATTTTAAAGTAATAACTATTTAAAGCTTTTTTTAATAAAAAACTAGTGAAAATAAGCTAAAAAGTAATACTTTCTATTATAACACATAATTAACACAAGCAAGGATAGAGATTAAATCGTCTAATATTGCCAATAAATCATTATACTGTCCTTTTATCATTATTTGAGTTTTTAAATAATTTCTAATTTGAGAAATTTTTCCCCATCAAGTTCAAAATTAAAGTAATACTCAAAAGTATCTTCAAATGTTCTCCAAATATAACTTTTATTCTCATCAATAATTAAACTTCTTTTAAATTCAATGATCTAAAACAAAACTATATAAAGAAAACTTAGATACTCTTAAATGATTTTTAATTAACAAATGAAAATCCTCTAAAATATAATCAAAACTATCAAAAAAATAATCATAATCCACATAAAAAAGCTCAGAATCTATGATGATTTTAAAACAAGAAAATTTTTCACTTATTTTGAATTTAATAACATGTCATTAGAAAAGTCATTAAGCTTATCAACAATATTTTTATCAAGTTAACATTCATTTCCATTTTTTCATTCTTATAATGGAGATATTCATCTTCAATATTTATACTCGGCATCAATATTTCTATGAATAATTTTAAAAATAATAGTTTTTGGATTTTCATTGATTTTAGAATAAATTACATCATATATGTTATATCATTATTTTTAATAGAATCTATAATGAAGATTCATTTCATATTTACTCTTAATTTTATTTTAAATGTGTTTTTAAATCTTTTTTAGTAAACAATATTTTGAATAACTTAAATATTTTTCTTATTTACATTCTAAAAACTTAAAAAAGATTTTATTTAATATATTATAATTAACAATAAATTCAATATCCTTAGAAACATTTCTTAATGTAGTTTGCATTTTTTTCCAACCTTGACCATCAGTAACCCAAATAAATTTAATATTCATTTCGTTTAATTCTTTTTGAAGATCAACATAAGCATGAGCTACTTCTATTGGTTTACTACCGGTACTATTATAAAAATTACATTCAAAAGCAATTATTGGATTTTGATTTTTATAAATAACGAAATCAAATCTTTTATTTCTATGAATAGGAATATTTGAATCCTCTTTAACAATGCTATACTCTGGTTTATTATCTATTTTATCATTTAATAAATCTTCAACTATATCTTCAAATATATGTCCACTACGGTTTTTACGAGCATTTGAATCTAAACCTACTTCTACACCTAAAAGATAGGAATATAAATCTTTAATATTATTAAATAATTCTAATAATTCTGTATCTCTGCAAAAAGTAATAATATCATCCTCATCAAATGAATCAATCTTAAATGAAATTTCTTTTGAGGATTTATTATTAATATCAAAAATAGGAACTTTTTTATTTCTAATAGCTAATATCAATGGCAAAATTGGAACAACTTTTGGATATTCTCTAATTAATTCTTTAAATTTACTTTCAATATCTTCCTCATTTATTTTACTTAACGAATTTAGTAAAGATACTTCAAATATCGAATCTTCCAAATTCTTGTAAATTTTTTCCCAATCAACAAAAAAATCAAAAGTATGATTAGTCAACATTAAACTCTTATAAAAATCAATTAAATAATTTTGATAACTAGAATATCCTAATTTAGCATAATTTACCATAATATCACTAATAATTTCTAACTAAAATTTCAGTTATAGGGCCTCTTTTATTTTTATTACTATTTATAAATCGCTTTGCATACACTCTATCTATTGAAAAATCATTATATAAATCATCAAAGAAATTATCATCTTTATTTTCATTTTTAGGATCAGAATTGCTTAAAATAGCTTTTGCTCCTTTTTTAGAAATTCTTTTATAATACTCAGCTAATTCTTTTTGATTTTCGTCATTAAAATTTGATTTAGTATAACTAGTGAAACTAGCAGAATTTGAAATCGGCCTATATGGTGGATCTAAATAAACAAAAGACTTATCTGAAATATACTTTTCTGATTCAAGATATGAAACATTAACAATTGTTGTATCTTTAAGAATATGTGAAATTGCAGTTAAATTATTTTCATCACAAATTAAAGGATTTTTATATTTCCCCATTGGAACATTAAAATTTCCATCCCCATTAACTCTATATAAGCCATTAAAGCAGGTTTTATTCAAAAATATTAAATATGAAGTTCTTATAATATGTTCTTTTGAATAATTATCATAATCAAAATTTTCTTTTAAACAATTAAACTTATCACGTATTTCATAATACATTATTTTTCTATCTTCATGATTTAAAGAAAGATATGTGGATTTAAATTCTTTTAATTGTTTAATTAGTTCCTTATGACTATTTTTAATTGTATTGTATGCAACAATTAAATCTTCATTAATATCTGATATATAAGCTTTTTTTATATCATAATTTGACATTAAATAAAAAAATAAAGCTCCACCACCTATAAATGGTTCAAAATATTCTTCAATAACTTTGTTTTTTATAATTTCAGAAGGTAATCTTAATTCTATCTCTGGAATCAATTGAGATTTTCCTCCAGCCCATTTTAAAAAAGGTTTAGCTTCTATAATTTCATTTCCAAAAAGTGTTTTTTGCATTATAAAATCCATAATTTTATTTAATTAAATATATTAAAATATTAGATAATAAATGTTTAAGTTTTATTTAAAAATAATTCTATTTATCAAATTCAATGAAAATCAATACAAATAGAAAATAAAAGAATTAATATTCTTCCAATATCTCAAAGGTTGAATTTGTATATACATCAGCATAGGAAAATCCACCATCAAATCTTAGCATTAATGTATGGTTTCCAGAATCTGTATTAGTTAGATTTCCTGAAATTCTACCATTATCATCTGTTATTAGTGTAGAATTTCTAATTACTTCATCATTTAAATATTCAGTAACAATTATTTCTTCACCAGCCATTGTTTCACCAATATTATTTGTTAAAACATATGAATAATTGAAATTATATTGATCAATATCACCTTTAATTGTTACATCAGAAGCATCGCTAAATAAGAAAAGTAATCCTCCAATAATTATCATGACAAAGATTAGAATTAAAAGTATTTTTCTTCTTGACATATTATTAAATAGGTACGCTTATTATTTATATTTTATAGCCAAACTAGCTAAACTATCAGATGAAAAAAAGAAGTTATTTATTGTAAATTAGAAACGCCCATAATTTATTTTTTATTAATAATATAGGAGGAAAGTTAATAAATTCAGTTCATCATGTTTAAAAATAATTTTTAAATGGGAATATGACTACTTAAATTAATAGGCGTTTCTAAAATTGTTTTAATTAGATTTATATTTTGATACCACCTCCATTTTTAGTATATAAATTGTAAATTTGACTATTCAGCAAGATTATATAATGCTCCGTAAAGATGTGCTTGTGAAATTAGCACATATGAATATACGGCACTGAACAAAATTGTATATATGATTAAAACTCCATAAATACTTAGTAAAATTATTATTGGCAATATTAAAATCATTATTACAAATAAACTACAAAATATAATAAAGTAGCTAAATTCATAAAAAATTATACCTCCAACATAAGTTAGATATCCTATTGATTTGATTTTTTCTATTATTCCTTTAAAGTCAAATGCTGCTTTTATTGTTTTATTTGCAACCATATTATCTATTGCCATTATTTCAATTAAAGCTAATATAATAGCTAATATTATTCCTATTACTAATATTATTGTTAAATCATAACTAATAGCTATTTGAATTAGAGCTAGTGGAATTATCATGTAAATAATATTTATTATTTCCACTTTTATTCCATTTATGAATAATTTTTTAATATTGAATTTTGGAAGTTGATTATTTTTTTCTATTGAATTTCCTATTACTTCATAAATGTATCCTAAAATAAATATTGAAATAATAAAAGCAATGATTTGTAATATTGCAACTTCAATACTTACTTGGTTGTTTAATACAAGATTAATATTAGAAATATTATTGTGTGCTATTAGTTCCCTCAAAAAGTTAACGAATATGTAGTTAGAAGCAATGATTAATGAAAAAATTATCATATTTAATATAAAAATTACCCCAAACTTTTTCAAATCATTAAATGGATAAGCCAAACTCTCTTTTAAATTACTTGTTATACTTGCCATTTTATCACTACCTTAAATTATATAAAAGTCCAATTGATCTTGCTTCAAATATTGTAAGAAATGGAACTACAATAAGAGAAAATATTAGTTCCATTATTATAAAACCTGTAGTTAAGATACTAGATCCAACAAACGGACTTATAAATGATGTTGTAATTCCAAATATTGAAAATACTGTAATTAAAATTATTAATACCATTAAAGTTATAGCAAACATTATCATAATAATTCCAATATAAAAACCAATTACTCTTAAATATCCAATAGACTCAGCAATTGTAAATAACTCTTTAATATTAAAAGCCTCTTTTAGTGAATCTCCATTAGCTGCCATATGGGAAATAGCGATTGTTGATATAAATGCACCAATAGCTCCAAGGATAATTGAAATTATTACTCCTAAAAATATAATGAATCCTCCAATAACACCTCCATAATTACTAC
This DNA window, taken from Methanobrevibacter oralis, encodes the following:
- a CDS encoding energy-coupling factor ABC transporter permease, with protein sequence MHIPDGLISINQAIVYWIISIVILAIFFLRISKKVDMSKRSLLTALFTTAFIVATSITVPSPLGVPMHFFLIPLVVIILGPLNASLVAFLGLLIQALLLGMGGITTLGANVLDMGIVLSLVVYGIYTLFFNIDYRLAIFISTISGILAASVAQIIILSLTNTTSLEVLLGSLLPYYLMVGIIEGVFNIIVLEFLSRLRGDILEIEKV
- a CDS encoding type II restriction endonuclease, giving the protein MVNYAKLGYSSYQNYLIDFYKSLMLTNHTFDFFVDWEKIYKNLEDSIFEVSLLNSLSKINEEDIESKFKELIREYPKVVPILPLILAIRNKKVPIFDINNKSSKEISFKIDSFDEDDIITFCRDTELLELFNNIKDLYSYLLGVEVGLDSNARKNRSGHIFEDIVEDLLNDKIDNKPEYSIVKEDSNIPIHRNKRFDFVIYKNQNPIIAFECNFYNSTGSKPIEVAHAYVDLQKELNEMNIKFIWVTDGQGWKKMQTTLRNVSKDIEFIVNYNILNKIFFKFLECK
- a CDS encoding DNA adenine methylase — translated: MQKTLFGNEIIEAKPFLKWAGGKSQLIPEIELRLPSEIIKNKVIEEYFEPFIGGGALFFYLMSNYDIKKAYISDINEDLIVAYNTIKNSHKELIKQLKEFKSTYLSLNHEDRKIMYYEIRDKFNCLKENFDYDNYSKEHIIRTSYLIFLNKTCFNGLYRVNGDGNFNVPMGKYKNPLICDENNLTAISHILKDTTIVNVSYLESEKYISDKSFVYLDPPYRPISNSASFTSYTKSNFNDENQKELAEYYKRISKKGAKAILSNSDPKNENKDDNFFDDLYNDFSIDRVYAKRFINSNKNKRGPITEILVRNY
- a CDS encoding DUF4013 domain-containing protein, which produces MASITSNLKESLAYPFNDLKKFGVIFILNMIIFSLIIASNYIFVNFLRELIAHNNISNINLVLNNQVSIEVAILQIIAFIISIFILGYIYEVIGNSIEKNNQLPKFNIKKLFINGIKVEIINIIYMIIPLALIQIAISYDLTIILVIGIILAIILALIEIMAIDNMVANKTIKAAFDFKGIIEKIKSIGYLTYVGGIIFYEFSYFIIFCSLFVIMILILPIIILLSIYGVLIIYTILFSAVYSYVLISQAHLYGALYNLAE
- a CDS encoding DUF4013 domain-containing protein, translating into MILDIYKDALEYASIDGESLIKLGVISFLNFLIIPIFLQLGYSYRTCKIAVNGMINGDDKLANFSDLISMFVDGLKVFTLKFIYIILPVTIGLILIMAGSNYGGVIGGFIIFLGVIISIILGAIGAFISTIAISHMAANGDSLKEAFNIKELFTIAESIGYLRVIGFYIGIIMIMFAITLMVLIILITVFSIFGITTSFISPFVGSSILTTGFIIMELIFSLIVVPFLTIFEARSIGLLYNLR